The sequence CTGTGTGGCATTGCCATTCGAATGTTCGGCGTTTGGCGAATGTCTGCCGCCGCGTCCCAATGCGCTGCTGCGTGAGCCCGCATGTGCCGTGGCGTGCGGTCTGGCCTTGCGTGGGGTGATGGAATGAACCTGATGCGCTTGCGTATTGCTGGATCTGCTGGATCTGGAGCAGCCGGAACGGTTGGTGCCGTGGGTGTTCCCCGGGTACGACGGCGGCCGGACTTGCCGTCGATGTGGGTCGGCGGCTTCAATTTGCTGCCTTATCGCCAGCGCGACCAGCGACGTAGCCGCAAGCGTTGCCTGGCTCAAGGGCTGGTAGCGTTTGCAGCCGGGTGTGCCGCCGTGCTGGCGCTGGCAGTCTGGCAGACCGTTGAGCAGCGCCGGGATGAAGCGCGGCGGGTGGCGCTCGACGATGCGCTGGCACAACTGGCGCTGCCTTTGCGTGAACACACACGGTTGATGCAGGAGGCGGCGGCCCAGCGTCAGCGCGCGGTGCAATCCGTGGCGCATTCAGTGCCCCTGGTGCGTTTGCGCACGTTGCTGGATGCGATGGGACGAGCTTCGGTGGAGGGCGTGAGCGTGGTTCAAGTGCAAATGCGCGAGCACGATGCCAAGGTCTATGCCACGGCGTTGGGGCATCTGCCGGCGGCCGCGTGGCTGAAAAAACTTTCGGCTTTGCCTGGCGTGAAGAGCGTTGAGATGAGCGAATTGCGCCGCGTGAATGGCCGCGCTCAGGATGCAGCAACGACGGACGCCGCAATGGTGCAGCTCACTGCCCGGTTGCGCTGGGACATGCCAGCTTCTTCTGGCACAGCCCGGCCCGCGAACGGTGGCTTGCGAGGTGCGCCATGACGGTCGCCGTAGCCAATCAATGGGGCTCATCCAGGCCAGCGTCACGTCTGCCGAACTGGCTTGAGCGCTTGCAACCGGGATTGCCGCTTGAGGCATGGAGCCCTCGTCGACGCTGCTTGATGGCAGCGCTTATTGCCGTCACGACCTTTGGCCTGGGTGCGCATGGCTGGCGCGCTTTCGATCTTGGCCATGCGGCGCACAGCCAGCAGTTGCTCGATGCGGCTCAGCAGCGGTTATTGGACGCGCGTGCGGCTGTTCAGCGTTTGCCAGAATTGCGCCGTGATTCGCTTGCCGCTGCCGCTTCTACTGCCACCGCTACTGCCACCACCGGCCTTGCTGCCACAGGCACGCATGCGCGATGGAGCTCGGCGGATGACGTGCGAATCGTGTCACAGCTTGCCGCGCAATACGGGGTTGAACTATTGACGCTGGAGCCCGGCGCGGCAACCGGCCATGGCATGGATCTCGCGCGGCCGGTGCAGATGACAGCGCGAGCTGATTTCGCTGGGTTGATGGGGTTTCTGTCAGGGCTGGACGAACTGCCGGTGCTGGTCGTGCCCCACGAGGTGATGCTCAAGCGTGATGGGCAGGGCTTGGTGCTGAGTGCGGTGTTGCAGGTATTCAGTGCGCTGGTTCCTGCACCTGCCCTGGCTGGCCCTGCTTCTGCTTCTGCGGCCAATGCGGCCAATGCGGACGACGACGATGTGATTCTGTATGACCCGTTTGCGCTATTTGCCACGGAGTCTGGCCGTGGCAGCGAGGGCCTGTCTGGGCACGCGCCGTTGCGTCTGGCGGGCCTGTTGCATGACGCTCGGCATCGCCTTGCTTTAGTCGAAACGCCAGAGGGCGTGGCCACCGTCGCAACGGGACAGGATCTGGGTGCGGAGCGGGTTAACCGGATTGAGGCATATGCCATTGCACTGAGTAATCGTGGCAAGCGCGGTAATAGCGTTAGCGAGCGCCGGCTGACGCTCTCGGAGCAAGCACCATGACGGGTATTCGAATGCTCCGCGTGTTGTTGTCTTGTGCGGGTCTGGTGGCTTATACGGGTGTCCAGGCATCGTTGCCGCCGCTGCCTGAGCGCATG is a genomic window of Paraburkholderia bonniea containing:
- a CDS encoding PilN domain-containing protein, which gives rise to MNLMRLRIAGSAGSGAAGTVGAVGVPRVRRRPDLPSMWVGGFNLLPYRQRDQRRSRKRCLAQGLVAFAAGCAAVLALAVWQTVEQRRDEARRVALDDALAQLALPLREHTRLMQEAAAQRQRAVQSVAHSVPLVRLRTLLDAMGRASVEGVSVVQVQMREHDAKVYATALGHLPAAAWLKKLSALPGVKSVEMSELRRVNGRAQDAATTDAAMVQLTARLRWDMPASSGTARPANGGLRGAP